The Parambassis ranga chromosome 1, fParRan2.1, whole genome shotgun sequence genome includes a region encoding these proteins:
- the LOC114436266 gene encoding galanin receptor type 1, translated as MKRKRSLWAIQVEQHLVVCWGKVNGMEKNSAFSSIRPPISLADWFNGTMFVEHQWAEVEKWLLVAVLGLEMVMGIVGNGLVLLVKVMCRGQFSCRYWSPFISLTLSDLGCSLLITAGSMLAILTGGQRSPWCEAVSLLKFTFITSSLGSIAILCVQRLIGVASTGHALFVVIVTACLASWVTGLVFGCIPVVYNWIRYDPAEMLCAVFWESSYSDMLVYILCAFSICIFLPLLVICGSSLLSATSCSSNFNSDEEADLSEVAPLLVAFYMICYTPFVVSELILLGKMDLSPAPAWLRTLSSVMSYLDCSLNPLIYCTHQNFREAGLALLWTRSKTDSELVLTAIRKHEL; from the exons ATGAAACGGAAAAGGTCGTTGTGGGCTATCCAGGTGGAGCAGCATTTGGTGGTATGCTGGGGCAAGGTCAATGGCATGGAGAAGAACAGCGCATTTTCTAGCATCCGTCCACCTATCTCCC TGGCTGACTGGTTTAATGGCACAATGTTCGTTGAGCATCAGTGGGCAGAGGTGGAGAAATGGCTCCTTGTTGCTGTATTGGGATTGGAGATGGTCATGGGAATTGTGGGGAACGGTCTTGTTCTACTAGTCAAAGTCATG TGCAGGGGTCAGTTCTCCTGTCGTTACTGGTCTCCCTTCATAAGTCTCACCTTGTCAGATTTAG GCTGCTCTCTCCTCATCACTGCTGGCTCCATGCTGGCCATTCTGACAGGCGGACAGAGGTCACCATGGTGTGAGGCTGTTAGCCTGCTGAAGTTTACCTTCATCACTTCCTCTCTCGGAAGTATAG CTATCCTCTGTGTGCAGCGGCTGATAGGTGTTGCATCCACCGGACATGCTCTTTTTGTTGTCATAGTGACAGCATGCTTGGCTTCTTGGGTAACAGGGCTAGTGTTCGGGTGCATTCCTGTTGTCTACAACTGGATCAG GTATGACCCAGCAGAGATGCTATGTGCTGTCTTCTGGGAGAGCAGCTACTCAGATATGTTGGTTTATATTCTCTGTGCGTTTTCCATCTGCATTTTCCTGCCCTTGCTTGTCATCTGTGGTAGCTCTTTACTGAGTGCTACCAGCTGCTCCTCCAATTTCAACAG TGATGAAGAAGCAGATCTCTCTGAGGTAGCTCCTCTGTTGGTGGCCTTCTACATGATCTGCTATACTCCCTTTGTTGTGTCTGAG CTGATCCTGCTGGGTAAGATGGACTTGTCACCAGCACCTGCCTGGTTAAGGACACTATCCTCGGTTATGTCATACCTGGACTGTAGTTTGAACCCTCTTATTTACTGCACCCATCAGAATTTCCGGGAGGCAGGACTAGCCCTACTGTGGACCAGAAGCAAAACAGACTCAGAGCTTGTGCTCACTGCTATCAGAAAACATGAACTGTAA